One Rosa chinensis cultivar Old Blush chromosome 5, RchiOBHm-V2, whole genome shotgun sequence genomic region harbors:
- the LOC112203525 gene encoding cell division cycle 5-like protein: MMIRGGLWKNTEDEILKVAVMKYGINEWDRISTLLNSKSAKQCKARWFQWLEPSIKKVEWTREEDEKLLHLAKLMPSQWRTIAKNVNGRTASQCIERYEKLLDAACNDNYEDPRRLRAGEIDPNPETRPARPDPVDMDEDEKEMLSEARARLANTKGKKAKRKAREAQLEEARRIASLQKRRELKAAGIDDKSTWNQQKRKRNGIDYNAEIPFEKKPPLGFYNVGDEDREVVLEQHDQFPLTIEELEGKRRVDVEAELRKQDIAKNKISNKLNIDDFSNVETVRKRSKLMLPAPQISDTELEEIAKMSNAGDLVGSENGFTDANYFGVTHATRRFGLTPSKGTVIRDELHINEGIDKDDGVNLKQLKCSQRFRINNLHKGLSNLPKPKSEYQIVVQPVPEDNEEAGHQALVTKKRSKVLNMRADEDKHGAVAVLPSTIEQADQIIRKELLSLKEHDCAKYPIDEKVVTTFEEDELREADSMIVEEAQYPGEAQKSCSPGCCLSSIAEDGNPVACLRSEFEKVQNEFEKVKKKAQIIENKVKVRTDGYEKRAKDVLWPKIEETFKQMDTATKELECFQALQKQEQLAATSRINNMWEEVQKQKELEQTLQKRYGDLVVKLEKKQHQSKGAVPKMLF, translated from the coding sequence ATGATGATCCGAGGAGGCCTGTGGAAGAACACTGAGGATGAGATCCTGAAGGTGGCAGTCATGAAATATGGAATCAACGAGTGGGATCGCATCTCAACGCTGTTGAATAGCAAATCCGCAAAGCAGTGTAAGGCTCGCTGGTTCCAGTGGCTCGAACCCTCAATCAAGAAGGTCGAGTGGACTCGAGAAGAGGACGAGAAGCTTCTCCATCTTGCAAAGCTCATGCCTTCACAGTGGAGAACAATAGCCAAAAACGTTAATGGTCGTACTGCATCTCAATGCATTGAGAGGTATGAGAAGCTTCTCGATGCAGCATGTAATGATAACTATGAAGATCCGAGGAGATTGAGGGCAGGAGAGATTGATCCCAACCCCGAGACCAGGCCGGCTCGCCCGGACCCTGTGGACATGGATGAGGATGAGAAGGAGATGCTTTCAGAGGCTCGAGCTCGGTTGGCTAACACCAAAGGGAAGAAGGCGAAGAGGAAGGCTAGAGAGGCGCAGCTCGAAGAGGCTAGAAGGATTGCTTCTCTACAGAAGAGGAGAGAATTAAAGGCTGCAGGGATTGATGATAAGAGTACTTGGAATCAGCAGAAGAGGAAAAGGAATGGAATAGACTACAATGCAGAAATTCCCTTTGAGAAGAAGCCTCCTTTGGGGTTTTATAATGTCGGTGATGAGGACAGAGAAGTAGTATTGGAGCAGCATGATCAGTTTCCCTTGACTATTGAGGAGCTTGAAGGGAAGAGAAGGGTTGATGTGGAAGCTGAGCTGAGAAAACAAGATATTGCAAAGAACAAAATTTCCAACAAGTTGAATATTGATGATTTTTCCAATGTGGAAACAGTTAGGAAGAGATCAAAACTTATGCTTCCTGCACCGCAGATATCTGACACTGAATTGGAGGAGATTGCTAAGATGAGCAATGCAGGTGATCTTGTTGGTAGCGAGAATGGATTCACAGATGCAAATTATTTCGGGGTTACTCATGCAACTCGTAGATTTGGCTTAACACCATCAAAGGGTACTGTCATTAGGGATGAACTCCATATCAATGAAGGCATTGATAAAGATGATGGAGTAAACTTGAAGCAATTAAAGTGTTCTCAGCGGTTCAGAATAAATAACTTGCATAAGGGTTTAAGCAATTTGCCAAAACCCAAAAGTGAGTACCAAATAGTTGTGCAACCAGTCCCAGAAGATAATGAAGAAGCGGGACATCAGGCATTAGTTACGAAGAAGAGATCAAAAGTACTGAATATGAGAGCAGATGAGGATAAGCATGGCGCGGTAGCTGTTCTTCCTAGTACAATTGAGCAGGCTGACCAAATAATCAGAAAGGAGCTTCTTAGCTTAAAAGAGCATGATTGTGCAAAGTATCCAATTGATGAGAAAGTGGTAACTacttttgaagaagatgaactGAGGGAGGCTGATTCAATGATAGTTGAAGAAGCTCAGTATCCTGGTGAAGCACAAAAAAGCTGCAGTCCTGGTTGTTGTCTATCAAGCATTGCTGAAGATGGGAACCCTGTGGCTTGTTTGCGGAGTGAATTTGAGAAGGTGCAGAATGAATTcgagaaggtgaagaagaaggCACAAATCATTGAGAACAAGGTTAAAGTTCGTACAGATGGTTATGAGAAGCGAGCTAAAGATGTTCTTTGGCCAAAAATAGAGGAAACTTTCAAGCAAATGGACACAGCCACAAAAGAACTTGAGTGCTTCCAAGCTTTACAGAAGCAAGAACAATTAGCAGCAACAAGCCGGATAAATAATATGTGGGAGGAAGTTCAGAAACAAAAGGAGCTCGAACAAACTCTGCAAAAGAGGTATGGAGATCTTGTAGTGAAGTTGGAAAAAAAACAGCACCAATCCAAAGGCGCAGTACCAAAAATGCTCTTCTAG
- the LOC112203526 gene encoding F-box protein At4g35733 yields MVVLVPPPAIPSPSNCFNKECFDRSSKIPAEKEKMSSLANWSDLPQDLAISIAKLMVCMEDFLSFGAVCKSWRSTATKENFTGGLKRQVPFLILPEKEGTANRELYNLTKVKCFELSGLEVKGHSLFSSLGWLITESKDAKVLTLLHPLNHTQIKLPENFRYEFIKSFALSASPSLTSDFVVMVLYHCHRGLAFCRAKDNEWTRVDAKKRGNNSYFDLTYYREQFYVLDLHGRVLVCDIEDPKKAKTRVVVPQIPRDTSFEDYQTRLYLVESAGTLLVVRVSYQDKTIGFRVFEVPFSNCDWSYSEVKNLGNRTLFLNVFGSSFSIEASNYSGVKSNCIYFRSILFSLDEEAGSGMCIFDTEDEKSDLRGVFINSSRFAMSYLWIQPSF; encoded by the coding sequence atggtcgtACTTGTACCGCCCCCGGCCATTCCTTCTCCCTCAAATTGTTTCAACAAAGAGTGCTTTGATAGATCTTCAAAGATAccggcagaaaaagaaaagatgtcTTCATTGGCTAACTGGTCAGATCTTCCTCAAGATCTTGCTATCTCTATTGCTAAGCTGATGGTTTGCATGGAGGACTTTTTATCTTTTGGGGCGGTCTGTAAATCATGGAGATCCACTGCCACAAAAGAAAACTTTACTGGTGGATTAAAACGTCAAGTTCCGTTCCTTATATTACCCGAGAAGGAGGGCACGGCCAATCGTGAGTTATACAACTTGACAAAGGTTAAGTGTTTTGAACTTTCTGGGCTAGAAGTTAAGGGTCATAGTTTGTTTTCTTCTCTTGGATGGCTGATAACTGAATCAAAAGATGCAAAAGTTTTAACGCTATTGCATCCTTTAAATCATACCCAAATCAAGTTACCAGAGAACTTCCGATACGAATTTATAAAGTCGTTTGCCTTATCAGCAAGTCCTTCCTTGACATCGGATTTCGTTGTCATGGTTCTTTATCATTGCCACAGGGGATTGGCTTTTTGCAGAGCAAAGGACAACGAATGGACTAGAGTGGATGCAAAGAAAAGGGGAAACAATTCCTACTTTGATCTCACTTATTATAGGGAGCAATTTTATGTCTTGGATCTTCATGGCCGTGTTTTGGTTTGTGACATTGAAGACCCTAAGAAAGCAAAAACACGGGTAGTTGTTCCACAGATACCAAGGGATACAAGTTTTGAAGATTATCAGACCAGATTATACCTGGTGGAATCAGCAGGAACCTTACTTGTTGTACGAGTGAGCTATCAGGATAAAACcattgggtttagggtttttgagGTGCCATTTAGCAATTGCGATTGGTCATACTCCGAAGTTAAGAATTTGGGAAATAGAACCTTGTTCTTGAATGTTTTCGGTTCTTCCTTTTCAATTGAGGCTTCAAACTACTCCGGCGTCAAGTCCAATTGCATATACTTCAGATCTATTCTATTCAGTTTGGACGAAGAAGCGGGCTCGGGCATGTGTATCTTTGATACGGAAGATGAAAAAAGTGACTTGCGTGGGGTTTTTATAAACTCTTCTCGTTTTGCAATGTCCTATTTATGGATCCAACCCAGTTTTTAA
- the LOC112201527 gene encoding UDP-glycosyltransferase 79B6, with protein sequence MDPSSFHIAMFPWFAMGHMTPYVHLANELASRGHRITILVPKKARDQLEHLNLHTNLIIFCPVLVPHFEGLPEGTETASEIPLSANGLLAAAVDKTRKQLEEYLEAHKPDMVFYDTAYWIPEIARKLGIKTVCYNVVCAAALALTLVPARKLPITPEDLENPPAGYPSKTVVLRGAEARSLMFITMPFGDGITFYDRTVRALRECDAISIRTCRELEGDLCDYMEAQFNKTVLLTGPVLGLGDEKDKLEEKWAKWLGGFEPRSVVYCAFGSQYILEKDQFQELVLGFELTGLPFLIVLKPPMGCDSVEKALPQGFEERVRGRGVVFGGWVQQPFILRHASVGCFVNHCGFGSMWESLLTNNQIVLVPHLGDQMLNTKLLVNELKVAVEVEREANRWFSKESLSKAIRSVMDAESEVGVMVKKNHAKWTRTLSSPGYMSGYVDRFVQSLEDISK encoded by the coding sequence ATGGATCCCTCGAGCTTCCACATAGCCATGTTCCCATGGTTCGCCATGGGTCACATGACCCCTTATGTCCACCTCGCCAACGAGCTCGCCTCTCGCGGCCACCGCATCACTATCTTGGTTCCCAAGAAAGCTCGAGACCAACTCGAACACCTCAACCTCCACACCAACCTTATCATCTTCTGCCCTGTCCTGGTCCCCCACTTCGAGGGCCTCCCTGAGGGCACCGAAACAGCCTCTGAGATCCCCTTGTCAGCCAACGGACTCCTCGCCGCAGCAGTGGACAAAACCCGGAAGCAGCTCGAGGAGTACCTAGAGGCTCATAAGCCCGACATGGTCTTCTACGACACTGCGTATTGGATACCAGAGATTGCTAGAAAGCTGGGGATTAAGACCGTTTGCTACAATGTCGTTTGCGCGGCAGCTCTTGCCTTAACACTTGTCCCGGCTAGGAAACTGCCCATTACGCCGGAAGACCTCGAGAATCCGCCGGCCGGGTACCCTTCCAAGACGGTCGTGCTTCGCGGGGCAGAGGCCCGGTCTTTGATGTTCATTACGATGCCGTTTGGAGATGGGATCACATTTTATGACAGGACGGTAAGGGCGTTGAGAGAATGTGATGCCATATCTATTAGGACATGCAGAGAGTTGGAGGGTGATTTGTGTGATTACATGGAAGCTCAGTTTAACAAAACTGTGCTTTTAACTGGCCCGGTGTTAGGCCTCGGAGATGAGAAAGACAAGTTAGAGGAGAAGTGGGCTAAGTGGCTAGGGGGGTTCGAGCCCAGATCCGTGGTGTATTGCGCATTTGGAAGCCAGTACATTCTTGAGAAAGACCAATTTCAAGAGCTGGTGTTAGGGTTTGAGCTAACAGGGTTGCCATTTTTGATAGTACTGAAGCCACCTATGGGATGTGATAGTGTGGAAAAGGCACTGCCTCAAGGGTTTGAGGAAAGGGTTAGAGGGAGAGGGGTGGTGTTTGGGGGTTGGGTTCAGCAACCATTTATCTTGAGGCATGCGTCGGTCGGGTGCTTTGTGAATCACTGTGGGTTTGGTTCAATGTGGGAGTCCTTGCTGACCAACAATCAGATTGTGCTGGTGCCGCACTTGGGCGATCAAATGTTGAACACCAAGCTACTAGTGAATGAGCTCAAGGTTGCCGTGGAGGTGGAGAGGGAAGCAAATCGGTGGTTTTCGAAGGAAAGCTTGAGCAAGGCTATTAGAAGTGTGATGGATGCAGAGAGCGAGGTGGGTGTTATGGTGAAGAAAAACCACGCCAAGTGGACTAGGACACTATCAAGTCCAGGGTATATGAGTGGTTATGTTGATAGATTTGTCCAGAGTCTGGAAGATATTAGTAAATAG